gtgtggttcatcatgtgtagattaagggatgatgattggctgaaactcttcccacactgagtgcaagtgaatggtttctctccggtgtggattctcatgtgttgattaaagttggctgattggctgaaactcttcccacactgagtgcaagtgaatggtttctctccggtgtggattctcatgtgttgattaaggtgtgatgagtggctgaaactcttcccacactgagtacatgagaatggtctctctccagtgtggatcctcatgtgttgattaaggtgtgatgagcatttaaaactcttcccacactgagtgcatgtgaacggtctctctccagtgtggctcgtcatgtgtagattaaagtttgttgattggctgaaactcttcccacactgggtgcatgtgaaaggtttctctccagtgtggatcctcatgtgtttattaaagtttgatgattggctaaaactcctcccacactgagtgcaagtgaattgtttctctccagtgtggctcatcatgtgtagattaagagatgatgattggctgaaactcctcccacactgagtgcaagggaatggtttctctccagtgtggatcctcatgtgtagatctaagtttgatgattggctgaaactcttcccacactgagtgcatgtgaatggtttctctccagtgtggatcttcatgtgtagattaagggatgatgattggctgaaactcctcccacactgagtgcaagtgaatggtttctttccagtgtggatcttcatgtgtagattaagggatgatgattggctgaaactcttcccacactgggtgcatgtgaatggtttctctccagtgtggatcatgaTGTGAATATTAAGATtgccttttcttccaaaactctttccacactgcgtgcaggtgaaacgattccTGTctttccttttcaaaataccttcagtctgtaaattagttttttcctcaattttgacatgttcCTCCTCTTTCCTCATTTCATTATCTTCAATTagctctgaaataaataaaaattaaacattagttttcataaagtcttaaaaactctcatcaaaagctgaaaagtgaaaagacactggaaacattggctacaatgtacaatgtaaattgtgccaAAAGacacttaacatagaagttatagtaaactgaaaatgtcagtccagttttcagtttcttacataattgatcataaaagtcattttggtcatattgataagacaCAGATTTAAAAAGTGTAGAAGTTCATCTAGTAGCCCAATGATGAAACTAACAGTATggttgaaggttaaatgcatggaagccttttctagtgcttctgaaaagaattttgttatttattagaatttatttatattcgttttttagctcagaatttaatctgactccaattttaagtgttGTAAATTGTAGACtgttcttacaattagaaatacacatcacattcatcatttatgacttaatttagagttttgatttaaaTCGGATTCTTTACTCTTCAGTTgtacgttcattagggaccaaacgccGATCAGAGTTTAATGCCCCAGTTTTGCATGTCTTCCCACGGACAGTATgtcgacactctgaagttagtcagagggtgCAAGATTAACTAATATTCAAATAGACTGGTTGCAAACTGCCCACTCatccttaaaaaaaaagtcaatttagcCAATCCCATGCAACTTGCTAAAAATCAGTGATTAGATGATTAAAGATCTCCATGCTGTCGTGCCACACTTCTCCGTACAGTCAAATGTGCCTTTAAAATCAAAAGTCTAATCATGTCGAATCATAAAGGTAGCGCAGACTCTACTTAATCCACTGGATataaaaagatttcaggagaattcagaatgagtcaaaacttaacattttatttgtcaggtaaaattgtattttgcaaattacacaataaaacaatcagaaagccaattcagagcTGATACTGTGaaaatacaacatccattactcaaagatatgaaggattcggatttctaccttccaATCAGTCTCAGCATGGATCAACATTTTTCCTTTTCTCATCATCGTGTTTCTCTTTTTTATCAAATACGATTATTGAAAtataaagttaacacattgcttaatataagaatgttcagtgcatctGCCTGTCTTtttgtaactattttcaggagccaccaaactaggtcagaggtcacggagacctcgATTGTAACTGAAGGGCTGAAGACTGGAAGCAACTGTTTCTATagttatttctatgagttaatactatctaaaatgtctaaagtgattttgctatttttacggttaattcttttaaagtgattctactttttattcaagatagactttgtgtagtgaggatataactgcctgaatgtagattacaccggcttttaaccagttttgataaagacggctgagagtacacagccttgggtaagaaacagtTTGTACTTTAAGAGtatgtgttctatttgattgtggaacCGTTtaacaggtctggagtcagctctaaacagtctggtggatgtctgacgtttatgcttgaggttttgttcagaattgtacgcacgcaccccacgtgggAATTTTccaagtctatctgtgttttaaccaattagGTTAGAACACCTCTATGAATGACGTAGTTAATGAttttatgtgagagtataattgttattgatttgtgaatgtaaggcagagcggcctaggaactagGGTTACcacttttaatacaaaaaaataagggACGCATACTGCAGTGGTGGCCACATCCCCAATCACAGGCCCAATAGCATGACAGTGGTGGTAAATCGcaacttaaaatatgttttcaggAAAGTGTGAAAACTTGGACTTTAAAATAAACTGTCTTTTGTTgaaatctgtgtaaaaaaatgtaGTCAGTCTTTCTCTATTACAACTCTGCAGCACTAAtatagccaacacaatctcatggcaattactaactttttgatttagtggctaattcgtacgatctaattcgtacaatttagtacgatttgctcattccacaatgactgaactcatacgaattcgtacaaatttgccactaaactgacaaaacgtaaaatacttacattttcttgtgagatcaggctgatatagCTGATGTTATGTTTAATAGTGTGGTACACCTGAGTTAATTTAGCTGCTGTAACCTAGAGAAGAGGAGAACATACTAATAAACCTAATTTTAAAGGGTAGAATTGATAACAGATTTTGGCTAAACCATTAGTCATTATTTGCAGTAACACCTCTCCAAACATGGAAACATGGCTTGATAACAGTTTCTAACACTCTGCGGTACTTTTGCAGTCGCTTGCGTTTAAACTCTGAAACTTTCAGACTCGGGGGTTACCTGGAGAAGCATCTGCCATTACTCTCTGTCAAGACTTGACAGACTCTGCTTAAAAGACCCGCCCTCTTCACTAGACAAAGACCAATCAAACTAACGATGACATTAGTATTACCCAATCAAAAGTAGGAAATGAGGCATCTTCATAAAATGTGTGTGGGATGATTTGCATGAAAAGCTActttaaaaatatgataaatacgGGACAAAACCCGTCCCGTATTGATTTAAAACGGGATGCCcattttctttctcaaatatGGGATGATTCTGTATTTTAAGGGACAGGTGGCAACCCTTCTAGGAAATCTTCTCGATTGTTGAagctgcaaactatcttcagtaaactttatttgtttatttaaaatctctgactctggctttttttcatctgacagactggtcattctttgggttaaaactaaATTACCCCTACAGATAAATTAAAGAGATGCATAACTGACCAGAGAAGTATGTTGCAGCATAAGTCACAGAGATGCTGCAACGAGGTGTCttggctacaagatcccaatgaTATTTGTCCACATTTCCAttaaatactcaactcagaacaagTAGCCATAAATTAAAGATAATAGAAGCGTCACCGAGACTCTGCCAGGTGAATTTGAGAAGTTAACCATTTCTAATGAgggggagcatctggcaaagatcttatcaaagccaaaaaacaaatcaacataTACCAGTGAAATAGTACAGTGacattaagaccactttaccaatcacacagacaTTTAAGATGATCCCAACATGATTTTAGtgctacaagatacaccatattaaaaccttGGACATTTTATGTGAATGATCTGCTCGGATCAGAAGGTAACTTAAGAGTCGAGAAGGAGGGCTTGAGGTGAAAGGAGAAGGATGAACTTTCTCGCATTCCCCCCTGGTGAGGTGTAGCTCTGTGTTTCCAGCCTATTGTCAACTGTCTCAGGTTGATTTGAATAGAACAGTTAATCAGCCAGTTTCAtgatcttcttcttcttctttcagatcagaaagtttattgttttattgcatttcatGCAATTCCATAACAATTGTCAGGGTCTGATATTCTGGAGAGCAATCTTAAGCAATCTTAACAAAAGCTGTTaatggcctatttttattcgTATATATTCATAACTACAACAGAATGTTTTTCCAAAATGTGTAAAGCAGACAGGGAGTActtgttcattctgtgcctgactggtaatCGCATCAGAAGaaaaaagttctggggtaacagctgaacaaacagctgaatatttgcctcGCAGACATGAGACATATCTGTACAgcatctgcagatttttaaaagcaatattaCCCTACTCAAGTATGCTGATTACATGGCTGTGGTTGGACTTATGGTCAAGGGAAAAGAGGAGCTAGAGAGGGCctacattagccgcgtttccactgtcacttccgaggcctgatcgggccaaagcggggctttctcTTGGCCAGTGGCTGGCCTTTaacggcccgccgaatacctttgGCCAAAGAGGGTCAGCTAGGGGTTCgggcggagtgaaaggagaggcggacaCTAGTTTTCCGATTGCACACAAGTacatgcaacaaacaaacaaataaataaggaaaagaaaCCATCTAGCCTCATAGGCTTGGGGTCTTTTTGCGTATGATCTTCCtgatgtttcccttttaaatgttaGGCTGttgcattaaataataaagttttaatttataagagACATTCTTTGCTGCGTCcaccttgatgtttcaataacgcataataatctttacaccatattaaagacacagcagacaGTAAACGTTTTCGAGAGTTTTTGTCAAATTTAATAGGTGTGCTTGTGCGTGTTTAgatgcctgtatgtgtgtgtgagagcgagcAAAAGAGCGCTCCCTTCACAGCTTTGTTAATGCCGcgagcagcttttaatttttttttttttttttttgtagataatacacaatatgaatacaacagaaagacataaaacttaaattacgtgtccacttttgtagacttaaaacaatagtgtcatatctagataaaatagcctaagctatattgaaataattaaaataaaattacaaatataataaaataaaatatatataatataataaaatcacattaaataaacaaaccaatataaaacaggGCCTGATAAAAGACCTGGttcgcactggcccgacagtggaaatgcggctattgagcACATAGAACATCTGGTGACATGGTGCGAAGAGAGTGCTTTGTCACTTAATGCCCTGAAAATTAGGGAACTAATTATAAGTAGGGAAGGGCAGCCTATATGTCATCCAGTTACTATTGAGGGTCAACATGTGGAGATTGTAAACAGTTTTAAGTATCTGGGAATTATTTTAGATAGTGGCTTAAATTTTGTTCAACACTCAGACTATATCTAAAAGAAGGTAACACAGAGACTCTTTcttttaagaaaattaaatagttttaatgttaGTAAGGGTATTCTGAGGAAGGTTTATACCAGTCTGGTTGAAAGTATTGTCTCCTATAATATTTCTTGCTGGTACAGACATCTTGGAGCTAGAAGCAAGTATAAACTTGCAAAGATCGTTAATATGGCTAGTAAGGACATAAAGGAGCCCCAGAAGCAGCGTGTGGAACTGTAAACAAACCAGACCAGACGGAAAGCCTCACAGATAGTTCAGGACTCAACTCATCCTCTTTATTATGAATTTGAAAAGCTTCCTTTAGGTAGACAATACAGAGCacccacaacaaaaacaaatatttttaagaaatcttttatacGGTCTGCTATTACCATACTGAATAAATGACCATGAAGTAGATTATATGTCTAGGGTTGTGTGTTGGTAATCTGTGGTGTAGGAAGCTTTGTGTTTGTGCtctgtgtttttgtatttgtgatgtttaAGAGGTCAAAATAAAATTTCCACACATGTGGATAATAAAGTTTTCTAATTCTAATTTTTAATCTGCATAAAGGCTGGAATGTGCACgtttccccttgtgtgctgttggatcattttcatccattctggggtaattgtgaggcttaatttggccaaaactttctTTGTGTTTCAGCTAACCGACTGATATTTGGGACATCTTATTTTGAAATTTTCtgggaaaatataataaaataaataaataaatgaactcaatacactctgggcaaatttactcccttttcgttatatttatggtcgtttttttttttccatttggcctctattataacaacatttttttgattgcaaagccatgacagcatataatcatgcattcatgATTATTGGTGTTTTCTGATTCTTGTTTAATTGGTCTCCACCCATAGGACAGCAAAAAGGAAATGGGTGAGAGtataaaggaggaggaggaggagagttgaagagggcagTATTAAGTGGGGTGCGGAAGAAAGAGAAGCCGACTGAACTGTTGCAGTGTGGGGAAACGAGTAGAGAAACCAGGTCGAGACAAGCAGTAGAAACCTAACGACtggctgtgagaaacaaaaagcgAAAGTGCGTATCGAAGTAACAGAGCAAAGACTGCTGTCTTGTTATTGAAGTGCTCATTTCAACatacagactggagtatgtttgctttcCAGGCCACCtatggctctcacacagacattgacagttacacgtcctttgttctggaatatatcaacactaccatagacagtgttacaacccagaatcAAATCACCACATACCCGAATCAGAAGCCATGGATAAACAAGGAGGCCTCCTGCTGAatgcacgcaacactgcctttagatcaggggatgcacaggcctacagcacttccagggttAATCtaaagaggggcatcaaaaaggccaagcactgttacaagctaaagctagaggagcacatttccaactctgatcctcggcgcatgtggcagggcatccaggccaccagcaactacaaacccagccagtccacacccacagccacaaatgtcaccttcctgaacgagctaaatgacttttatgcttactttgaaagagacaataaaaAACACTACACCAGGATCACTTCCTCAATCGACCACTTActtatcacactcacctcctcagaagtctacaccgcaccgagtcggatcaatgtgcgcaaggctgctggaccagacgatattcctgggcgcgtcctcaaagcatgtgcagaacagctcgctgaggtattcacagacattgtcaacctgtcgcttaacctagcagctgtgccaacatgctttaaaaccacctctattgtgccagtgcttaaacactccagcccaacatgcctgaattactaccgccctgtagcactcacacccatcatcatgaagtgcttcgagcggttggtcctggcacatctgaaagactctctgtcatccacactggacccacatcagtttgcctgccgtggcaacaggagcacagaagatgccgtctccatagcactgcactctgtcctcacacaccttcacaataaaaacacttatgcacgaatgctgtttgttgacttcagctcagcattcaacactgtcataccctctaagttaatgatcaaacttagagacctggatatcgacacatctctctgcaactgggttatggactttctgactaacagacctcagaatgttagatcaggccacatctgctccaccaccgtcacactcaacactggtgtaccacagggctgtgtgctgagccccttcctctactccctttttaccattgactgtaggcctgtgaacaggtccaacaccatcatcaaatttgcagataacaccacagtgattggtctaatcagcaacaataatgacactgcctacagggaggagatacagcatctggccactgggtgcaccgacaataatctgctgcttaacaccaacaagaccaaggggctgattgtggacttcaggaagggacgaacaggctcgcatgatcctaTCCACaacaatgggatggccgttgagcctgtgtcatccttcaagttcctggggacccacatctcaaaggacctctcctggaccaccaacacctccagcctggtccagaaggctcaccagcgcctatttttcttaagacaacttaagaagaaccagctttcatcagctgtcctTCTactgctgcacaatagaaagcatcctgaccaactgcgtcacagtctggtatgaaaGCTGTTCTGTTGCTGAACATAAgtcactgcagcgggtggtgaaaaccgcccaacgcatcacagggaccacactgccagccatagaggacatccagaagaaacactgtctgcgccgagcacgcagtattcctaaggacacctctcacactgctcacagactgttttctctcctgccgtctggcaggcgcttcaggctcccccggacaaaaaccagcagactgaggaacagctttttccccagagctgtctcccttttgaactctgcccctcactgactcttttgtctccccaatacacccccactctcctctaacttatactcctcacaatcactgcactgtttaacatttgcacatttaaatttgcacattttcaatgcactgattcacttatttgaactgtacatacccactgcacatggacatttgtaattatgtacacatccactgtacatatacatttgtaattgtttatctatctgcacacttctgattattaatagcatcctgtacatatatccatttattgtaaatctgttcatagcaatacaacctgtatatagtgttcgtagtacatccatctgtaaatatcaccatagtttttctataactgcactttataacttataccttatcctgcacttgctgctattgcactgctggttagacctaaactgcattttgttgccttttacttgtacatgtgtaatgacaataaagttgaatctaatctaatcattattatttttccccGTTTTCAAATCGGATGAATCTGCTGGCCTgaaatcatttgcatttttttccttTCACTTTATTTGAGTTGTAAGTGCTGAGAGTTTTGTGTTTCATTGTGATTATtgctatagtatttgttttggaCTTCCGGTTGGAGCCGCGCCATGTGAAGATGCAAACTGTTGAGGTCCTCACGTGAAActtaaaatttcatttaatattgttCTTATCCTAAATACTATTACCTTAAACCAACCTGTACTGGAAAATAAGTGTTTATAAGTGTATGAGTCTAGCTCTTCTGAGTGTAATT
This region of Danio aesculapii chromosome 4, fDanAes4.1, whole genome shotgun sequence genomic DNA includes:
- the LOC130222051 gene encoding gastrula zinc finger protein XlCGF57.1-like isoform X4 — encoded protein: MAFIKEESEDVKIEETFTVKQEDLQEQTELIEDNEMRKEEEHVKIEEKTNLQTEGILKRKDRNRFTCTQCGKSFGRKGNLNIHIMIHTGEKPFTCTQCGKSFSQSSSLNLHMKIHTGKKPFTCTQCGRSFSQSSSLNLHMKIHTGEKPFTCTQCGKSFSQSSNLDLHMRIHTGEKPFPCTQCGRSFSQSSSLNLHMMSHTGEKQFTCTQCGRSFSQSSNFNKHMRIHTGEKPFTCTQCGKSFSQSTNFNLHMTSHTGERPFTCTQCGKSFKCSSHLNQHMRIHTGERPFSCTQCGKSFSHSSHLNQHMRIHTGEKPFTCTQCGKSFSQSANFNQHMRIHTGEKPFTCTQCGKSFSQSSSLNLHMMNHTGEKPFTCTQCGKSFSQSSSLNLHMRIHTGEKPFTCTQCGKSFSQSPSLNLHMTSHTGERPFTCTRCGKSFKCSSHLNQHMRIHSGEKPFTCT
- the LOC130222051 gene encoding gastrula zinc finger protein XlCGF57.1-like isoform X3, with the translated sequence MAFIKEESEDLKIEETFTVKHEDPLEQTELIEDNEMRKEEEHVKIEEKTNLQTEGILKRKDRNRFTCTQCGKSFGRKGNLNIHIMIHTGEKPFTCTQCGKSFSQSSSLNLHMKIHTGKKPFTCTQCGRSFSQSSSLNLHMKIHTGEKPFTCTQCGKSFSQSSNLDLHMRIHTGEKPFPCTQCGRSFSQSSSLNLHMMSHTGEKQFTCTQCGRSFSQSSNFNKHMRIHTGEKPFTCTQCGKSFSQSTNFNLHMTSHTGERPFTCTQCGKSFKCSSHLNQHMRIHTGERPFSCTQCGKSFSHSSHLNQHMRIHTGEKPFTCTQCGKSFSQSANFNQHMRIHTGEKPFTCTQCGKSFSQSSSLNLHMMNHTGEKPFTCTQCGKSFSQSSSLNLHMRIHTGEKPFTCTQCGKSFSQSPSLNLHMTSHTGERPFTCTRCGKSFKCSSHLNQHMRIHSGEKPFTCT
- the LOC130222051 gene encoding gastrula zinc finger protein XlCGF57.1-like isoform X5, with protein sequence MVFIKEESEDVKIKETFRVKQEDLQEQTELIEDNEMRKEEEHVKIEEKTNLQTEGILKRKDRNRFTCTQCGKSFGRKGNLNIHIMIHTGEKPFTCTQCGKSFSQSSSLNLHMKIHTGKKPFTCTQCGRSFSQSSSLNLHMKIHTGEKPFTCTQCGKSFSQSSNLDLHMRIHTGEKPFPCTQCGRSFSQSSSLNLHMMSHTGEKQFTCTQCGRSFSQSSNFNKHMRIHTGEKPFTCTQCGKSFSQSTNFNLHMTSHTGERPFTCTQCGKSFKCSSHLNQHMRIHTGERPFSCTQCGKSFSHSSHLNQHMRIHTGEKPFTCTQCGKSFSQSANFNQHMRIHTGEKPFTCTQCGKSFSQSSSLNLHMMNHTGEKPFTCTQCGKSFSQSSSLNLHMRIHTGEKPFTCTQCGKSFSQSPSLNLHMTSHTGERPFTCTRCGKSFKCSSHLNQHMRIHSGEKPFTCT